From a single Chlamydiota bacterium genomic region:
- the ispD gene encoding 2-C-methyl-D-erythritol 4-phosphate cytidylyltransferase produces the protein MKISAIIVAAGKGERFGGNIPKAFFPLNRKPLLAYVLEAFNQVSDIVEIIVTLRSSLMGEFWEKQMGKFSLVKPIKLVQGGETRSDSVWNALQKVDRESEIVLIHDAARPFVTLQLISDVIEGALKWGASIPGLRVKPTIKEVNPKGFIVKTHDREKLFEAQTPQGFRVDLLKEAFKKASSTRSIATDEAFLIESQGGRVKVVEGDEKNIKITTPADLEWAEWIMHRSSS, from the coding sequence ATGAAAATTTCTGCGATCATTGTTGCAGCCGGAAAAGGGGAGAGGTTCGGGGGGAATATCCCAAAGGCGTTTTTCCCATTGAATCGGAAACCTCTTTTGGCTTATGTCCTTGAGGCCTTTAATCAAGTTTCGGATATCGTAGAAATCATTGTGACCCTCCGCTCTAGCCTTATGGGTGAGTTCTGGGAAAAACAAATGGGAAAATTTTCTCTTGTGAAACCCATAAAACTTGTTCAGGGAGGAGAAACAAGATCAGACTCTGTATGGAATGCTCTTCAAAAAGTGGATAGAGAAAGTGAGATCGTTCTCATTCATGACGCGGCACGACCCTTCGTGACCCTTCAGTTAATTTCTGATGTGATTGAAGGAGCACTCAAGTGGGGAGCCTCGATTCCAGGGCTTCGAGTGAAACCCACAATAAAAGAAGTAAATCCAAAGGGATTTATTGTCAAAACGCATGACCGTGAAAAACTTTTTGAGGCTCAGACCCCTCAAGGATTTAGGGTGGACTTATTGAAGGAGGCTTTTAAAAAAGCAAGTTCCACAAGATCCATTGCAACAGACGAAGCATTTTTGATTGAGAGCCAAGGAGGGCGTGTTAAAGTAGTCGAGGGAGATGAGAAAAATATTAAAATTACAACACCCGCAGATTTAGAATGGGCAGAATGGATCATGCATCGTTCGTCCTCCTAA
- the radA gene encoding DNA repair protein RadA, protein MPKTTVQYVCQSCGASFRQWMGRCSTCQEWDSLQEESILPKAFDLKGLSKATHSIPVRFPDLSHEEVDRHPSGWFELDRVLGGGIVPGSLVLIGGEPGIGKSTLLLQVAETYTGKGHSVLYVSAEESLSQLKQRGKRLGVSSKELFFWAEGDLSRLEMIIEELSPGLILVDSIQMVYHPELESSPGSLIQVRGCSIRLMEIAKKSSIPIFLVGHVTKEGSLAGPKILEHLVDTVLYFEGEKALHYRILRTIKNRFGTVDEVGIFRMGEEGLEEVENPSELFLEEKPPGMSGSVIVSSLEGTRPLFLEVQALVCETKNSFPNRRSSGIDLNRLSLILAVLEKRARVGVDRADVFVNVAGGMKINEPAIDLGLAMAIASAAYGKAIEDGVVWIGEIGLGGEIRYVQGLERRITEARNLGFKRCMIPYHPKKNISLDGIELCPIRTLQEGLERVFP, encoded by the coding sequence AACCGTTCAGTATGTTTGTCAATCATGCGGTGCTTCCTTTCGTCAGTGGATGGGACGATGCTCGACCTGTCAGGAATGGGATTCGCTTCAAGAGGAATCGATTCTTCCAAAGGCCTTTGATTTGAAGGGGCTTTCAAAGGCGACTCATTCTATCCCGGTACGCTTTCCAGATCTTTCTCATGAGGAGGTAGACCGACACCCTTCCGGATGGTTTGAATTAGATCGAGTGCTGGGGGGTGGAATTGTTCCGGGCTCTTTGGTATTGATTGGAGGAGAACCAGGAATCGGTAAATCGACGTTGCTTCTGCAAGTTGCCGAAACTTATACGGGAAAAGGGCATTCTGTTTTATATGTTTCTGCGGAAGAATCGCTCTCTCAATTAAAGCAACGTGGAAAAAGATTAGGTGTTTCGTCCAAAGAGCTTTTTTTCTGGGCCGAGGGAGACTTGTCTCGTTTAGAAATGATTATCGAAGAACTTTCTCCCGGGCTGATTCTGGTTGATTCCATTCAAATGGTCTATCATCCAGAATTAGAATCCTCTCCTGGAAGCTTAATTCAAGTGAGAGGATGTTCTATTCGCTTGATGGAGATTGCAAAGAAGAGTTCTATTCCCATTTTTCTTGTGGGACATGTCACCAAAGAAGGTTCCTTGGCAGGTCCGAAAATTTTGGAACATTTGGTGGATACGGTCCTTTATTTTGAAGGTGAAAAAGCCCTTCATTATCGAATTTTAAGAACGATCAAGAATCGGTTTGGGACTGTGGATGAGGTCGGTATTTTTAGAATGGGTGAGGAAGGATTGGAAGAAGTAGAAAATCCCTCTGAACTTTTCCTTGAAGAAAAACCTCCAGGAATGAGTGGTTCTGTGATTGTCAGTTCTCTTGAAGGAACGCGTCCTCTTTTTCTTGAGGTTCAAGCACTTGTGTGCGAAACAAAAAATAGTTTTCCCAATCGGCGAAGTTCTGGAATCGATTTGAATCGGCTTTCTCTTATTCTGGCTGTTTTGGAAAAAAGAGCTCGTGTGGGGGTTGATCGAGCCGATGTTTTTGTGAATGTTGCAGGAGGAATGAAGATCAATGAGCCTGCGATTGATTTAGGATTGGCGATGGCCATTGCTTCTGCTGCTTACGGAAAAGCAATCGAAGATGGAGTGGTATGGATAGGAGAAATTGGTTTAGGGGGAGAGATCCGTTATGTTCAAGGTTTAGAGCGGCGGATCACAGAGGCCCGAAATCTTGGGTTTAAGCGTTGTATGATTCCTTACCATCCTAAGAAAAATATTTCTTTGGATGGGATAGAGCTTTGTCCCATCAGAACGCTTCAGGAAGGTTTGGAGAGGGTTTTCCCCTGA